One Buteo buteo chromosome 5, bButBut1.hap1.1, whole genome shotgun sequence DNA window includes the following coding sequences:
- the LOC142031345 gene encoding tubulin alpha-5 chain — MRECISVHVGQAGVQMGNTCWELYCLEHGIQPDGQMPSDKTIGGGDDSFTTFFCETGAGKHVPRAIFVDLEPTVIDEVRAGIYRQLFHPEQLITGKEDAANNYARGHYTIGKEIIDQVLDRIRKLADQCTGLQGFLVFHSFGGGTGSGFTSLLMERLSVDYGKKSKLEFSIYPAPQVSTAVVEPYNSILTTHTTLEHSDCAFMVDNEAIYDICRRNLDIERPTYTNLNRLISQIVSSITASLRFDGALNVDLTEFQTNLVPYPRIHFPLATYAPVISAEKAYHEQLSVAEITNSCFEPANQMVKCDPRHGKYMACCLLYRGDVVPKDVNAAIATIKTKRSIQFVDWCPTGFKVGINYQPPTVVPGGDLAKVQRAVCMLSNTTAIAEAWARLDHKFDLMYAKRAFVHWYVGEGMEEGEFSEAREDMAALEKDYEEVGLDSYEDEEEGEE, encoded by the exons ATG cgtGAGTGCATCTCCGTCCACGTCGGCCAAGCCGGCGTCCAGATGGGCAACACCTGCTGGGAGCTGTACTGCCTGGAGCACGGCATCCAGCCCGACGGGCAGATGCCCAGCGACAAAACCATCGGTGGAGGGGACGACTCTTTCACCACCTTCTTCTGCGAGACTGGGGCTGGGAAGCATGTCCCGCGGGCCATCTTCGTGGACCTGGAGCCCACCGTGATTG ATGAAGTTCGGGCTGGAATCTACCGCCAGCTCTTCCACCCCGAGCAGCTGATCACTGGCAAGGAGGATGCTGCCAACAACTACGCCCGCGGGCACTACACCATCGGCAAAGAGATCATCGACCAAGTGCTGGACAGGATCCGGAAGCTG GCTGACCAGTGCACAGGCCTCCAGGGATTCCTCGTGTTTCACAGCTTTGGAGGTGGCACCGGCTCTGGATTCACCTCCTTGTTGATGGAGCGACTCTCCGTTGACTATGGCAAAAAGTCCAAGCTGGAGTTCTCCATCTACCCTGCACCACAGGTTTCCACGGCTGTGGTAGAGCCCTACAATTCCATTCTCACCACACACACCACACTGGAGCACTCGGACTGCGCCTTTATGGTGGACAATGAAGCCATCTACGACATCTGCCGCAGGAACCTGGACATCGAGCGCCCAACCTACACCAACTTGAACAGACTCATCAGCCAGATCGTCTCATCCATCACAGCATCGCTGCGGTTTGACGGGGCCCTGAACGTTGACCTGACCGAGTTCCAGACCAACTTGGTGCCCTACCCTCGCATCCACTTCCCCCTGGCCACCTATGCCCCTGTCATCTCCGCAGAGAAGGCCTATCACGAGCAGCTGTCGGTGGCCGAGATCACCAACTCCTGCTTTGAGCCAGCCAACCAGATGGTGAAGTGCGACCCTCGCCACGGCAAGTACATGGCCTGCTGCCTGCTGTACCGCGGGGACGTGGTGCCCAAGGACGTCAACGCTGCCATCGCCACCATCAAGACCAAGCGCAGCATCCAGTTTGTGGACTGGTGCCCCACGGGCTTCAAGGTGGGCATCAACTACCAGCCCCCCACGGTGGTGCCAGGGGGGGACCTGGCCAAGGTGCAGCGCGCCGTCTGCATGCTGAGCAACACCACGGCCATCGCCGAGGCCTGGGCTCGCCTGGACCACAAGTTCGACCTGATGTACGCCAAGCGAGCCTTTGTGCACTGGTACGTGGGCGAGGGCATGGAGGAAGGGGAGTTCTCCGAGGCGCGGGAAGACATGGCCGCTCTGGAGAAGGATTACGAGGAGGTGGGCCTGGACTCCTACGAGGATGAAGAGGAGGGCGAGGAGTAG